The proteins below come from a single Megalops cyprinoides isolate fMegCyp1 chromosome 5, fMegCyp1.pri, whole genome shotgun sequence genomic window:
- the LOC118777700 gene encoding homeobox protein goosecoid-2, with translation MEEAPQTERKKFSFTIKDILEGREERGDAGGMSLSVVHREPLKEEMTFDVIPAVNPADALDQACPCCCYCTRCGNALKPDLRPLAACQYLWCRGMFPDSPGAEDSHCSQGEEFLFNQIQRRTRRHRTIFTEEQLHALEELFLQNQYPDVTAREQLALRTHLREERVEVNSVIT, from the exons ATGGAAGAAGCccctcagacagagaggaagaagttCTCTTTCACCATCAAGGACATCTTGGAAGGcagggaggaaagaggggatGCTGGTGGGATGTCTCTGTCCGTGGTTCACAGGGAGCCATTAAAAGAGGAGATGACCTTTGACGTGATTCCAGCTGTGAACCCCGCAGATGCTCTGGACCAggcctgtccctgctgctgctactgcacACGTTGTGGGAACGCACTCAAGCCTGATCTCCGACCCCTGGCCG CTTGCCAGTATTTGTGGTGCAGAGGGATGTTCCCAGACTCACCCGGGGCAGAGGACTCTCACTGCAGCCAAGGGGAGGAATTCCTCTTCAATCAGATCCAGAGGCGCACACGGCGTCACCGCACCATCTTCACTGAGGAGCAGCTGCATGCGCTAGAGGAGCTCTTTCTCCAGAACCAATATCCCGATGTTACGGCGCGGGAGCAGCTGGCGCTCCGCACCCATCTACGCGAGGAGAGAGTGGAGGTAAACAGCGTCATTACATGA
- the ess2 gene encoding splicing factor ESS-2 homolog, with translation MQRITDTSVSGPLVTAKTDTALALTKPPEDVTTNVKRKVLDEDTYIESLEKIIQRDFFPDVTKLRAQKDYLEAEENGELERMREIAIKYGSSLTKSTPRSSVPYVTPATFETPEGHPGSPTSSHSKLRPRPAEEGNKGMEDEEEKELPSLDRFLAKTTSEDNASFEQIMELAEDKEKLRHAWLYEAEAEFKQRHEDNLALPSSEQQAIESGKAGVETWEYKAKNALMYYPEGVKDNDTIFKKPREVLHKNTRFVGDPFSKALSKTQLQQAAALNAQFKQGRVGPDGKELTAHDSPKVNGYGFEGTPSPAPGVAESPLMTWGEIESTPFRLDGSDTPYIERNHGPSFKIPEPGRRERLGLKMANEAAAKNRAKKQEALRKVTENLASLTPKGLNPALSPALQRLVNRTSSKYTDKALRASYTPSPAHRGTASKTPLGGTATPGGTPTPRNVRTPAPQDPASITDNLLQLPKRRKASDFF, from the exons ATGCAGCGCATCACGGACACCTCGGTGTCGGGGCCGCTTGTCACAGCCAAGACCGATACTGCGCTCGCCCTAACGAAGCCGCCCGAAGATGTAACAACCAATGTAAAGAGAAAGGTCCTCGACGAAGACACTTACATTGAG AGTTTAGAGAAGatcatccagagagacttctTCCCGGATGTGACCAAACTACGGGCGCAGAAAGACTACCTGGAGGCGGAGGAGAACGGAGAGCTGGAAAGAATGAGGGAGATCGCTATAAAATACGGATCATCTCTGACCAAATCCACACCACGCTCTTCTGTGCCTT ATGTGACACCAGCTACATTTGAAACGCCCGAGGGACACCCGGGGTCTCCTACATCCTCTCATAGCAAACTGAGGCCAAGACCTGCTGAGGAAG GAAACAAAGGAatggaggatgaagaggagaaagagctTCCGTCTCTGGATCGGTTCCTGGCGAAAACCACGAGTGAAGACAATGCCTCCTTCGAGCAGATTATGGAGCTCGCAGAGGACAAGGAGAAACTACGGCATGCATGGCTGTatgaggcagaggcagagttCAAACAG CGTCATGAGGATAATCTGGCGTTGCCATCCTCAGAACAGCAGGCTATTGAGTCAGGGAAAGCTGGGGTGGAGACCTGGGAGTACAAAGCAAAGAATGCCCTCATGTACTACCCTGAGG GTGTGAAAGATAATGATACCATCTTCAAGAAGCCACGTGAGGTTCTCCATAAGAACACGCGCTTTGTGGGCGACCCTTTCAGCAAAGCCCTCAGCAAGACGCAGCTGCAGCAGGCCGCTGCCCTCAATGCACAG ttcaAACAGGGAAGAGTCGGTCCAGATGGTAAAGAGCTGACGGCACATGATTCGCCCAAAGTCAATGGTTACGGGTTTGAGGGAACTCCTTCTCCTGCGCCTG GTGTGGCTGAGTCACCTCTGATGACATGGGGTGAGATCGAGAGCACCCCCTTCCGACTGGACGGGTCAGACACTCCCTACATAGAGAGGAACCATGGGCCCTCCTTCAAg ATCCCAGAGCCGGGACGCAGAGAAAGGCTGGGCTTGAAAATGGCCAATGAGGCTGCAGCCAAAAACCGAGCAAAGAAGCAAGAGGCATTAAGAAAGGTGACCGAAAACCTGGCTAG CTTGACGCCAAAAGGACTGAACCCTGCCCTAAGCCCTGCCCTGCAGAGACTCGTGAATCGGACGTCCAGCAAGTACACGGACAAAGCGCTGCGCGCCAGCTACACCCCGTCCCCCGCACACCGGGGCACAGCCTCCAAAACGCCACTCGGGGGCACTGCCACTCCAGGGGGTACCCCCACACCCCGTAATGTCAGGACCCCTGCACCCCAAGACCCTGCCTCCATCACTGACAacctcctgcagctccccaAGAGAAGGAAAGCCTCGGATTTCTTCTGA
- the LOC118778531 gene encoding uncharacterized protein LOC118778531, whose amino-acid sequence MEEKLILAVYEYPELYNSTLPIYRNIDRKANAWRSIGALVGLSGEEAKRKWKNLRDRYIKEVKAERQRSGPESGSQKQWRYRHILEFLKPFVRDRQQKICSSPERHDYSNSDEGDDKSKLNLMPKLAPMAQLAQLTQLALVTQLTPMPQLAHARGQGPMEAPPSCSSSSVLPVRAPSRKKRPAESAELALRSADSPTDEDELFLLSLVPALKRLPPQKRCEAKIRIQQIMFEVEFK is encoded by the exons ATGGAGGAAAAGTTGATCCTAGCCGTCTACGAATACCCAGAGCTTTATAATTCAACGCTCCCAATATATCGTAACATTGACAGGAAAGCAAATGCCTGGCGGAGTATCGGCGCATTAGTGGGGCTGTCGG GAGAGGAAGCGAAGCGGAAGTGGAAGAACCTGCGAGATCGCTACATAAAGGAGGTGAAGGCGGAAAGGCAGAGGAGCGGGCCAGAGAGTGGCAGCCAGAAGCAGTGGAGGTACCGCCACATTCTGGAGTTTCTAAAGCCCTTCGTCCGTGACCGGCAACAGAAGATATGCAGCTCGCCGGAGAGGCATGACTACAGCAACTCGGATGAGGGAGATGACAAGAGCAAGCTCAACCTGATGCCCAAGTTAGCCCCCATGGCTCAGCTGGCCCAGCTGACCCAGTTAGCCCTGGTGACCCAGCTAACACCCATGCCCCAGCTTGCTCATGCCCGAGGACAGGGACCCATGGAGGCTCCACCTTCATGCTCTTCCTCCTCCGTCCTTCCAGTGAGGGCTCCCAGCAGGAAGAAGAGGCCGGCAGAGAGTGCGGAGCTGGCACTGCGTTCGGCCGACTCGCCCACCGACGAGGACGAGCTCTTCCTCCTGAGTTTGGTCCCAGCTCTTAAGAGACTCCCACCGCAGAAACGTTGCGAAGCCAAAATCAGAATCCAGCAGATCATGTTCGAGGTGGAATTTAAGTGA
- the car15 gene encoding carbonic anhydrase 15, translated as MKILGTVILFIVFTSNSALDFCYDEESCDPYAWGDMFPSCHPIIDEHHSPINLDQHMTRNHTLEALNLVGFDTAQSGEWTLKNNGHSVVLEVEEGMKVGGGGLPAEYTTLQLHFHWGSNFTNGSEHTINGRRYPMEMHIVSMKSTYYPNLTAALDDPTGIAVLGVFIDVANVSNDSFDRLFSLVPAVAFKGRTVPVTPFPLTNLLPLNNLSQYYRYHGSLTTPPCSKAVVWTVYEVPVYISEEQLSEVTSGVFHSEEGDDRVAPLHNNFRHIHDTFGRQVYASKEATLLSTAALPVCNLLLCLIPLLGMGMS; from the exons ATGAAGATTCTGGGCACTGTTATTCTCTTCATTGTGTTCACTTCAAATTCTGCGC ttGACTTCTGTTACGATGAAGAATCTTGCG ACCCATATGCCTGGGGAGACATGTTTCCTTCCTGCCACCCAATCATTGATGAGCATCATTCTCCAATCAACCTGGACCAGCACATGACCAGAAACCACACCCTTGAAGCATTGAATCTAGTGGGGTTTGACACTGCCCAATCAGGAGAGTggacattaaaaaacaatggcCATTCAG TGGTGCTGGAGGTAGAGGAAGGGATGAAGGTTGGTGGCGGAGGGCTGCCTGCAGAATACACCACCCTGCAGCTGCATTTCCACTGGGGTAGCAACTTTACGAACGGATCAGAGCACACCATCAACGGGCGGAGATATCCCATGGAG ATGCACATTGTCAGTATGAAATCCACATACTATCCCAACCTGACCGCTGCACTGGATGACCCAACAGGCATAGCTGTGCTGGGAGTCTTCATTGAT GTGGCTAATGTCAGCAATGACAGTTTTGATCGCCTCTTCAGTTTAGTTCCTGCTGTGGCCTTCAAAG GGAGAACCGTGCCGGTCACGCCCTTTCCTCTAACTAACCTCCTGCCCTTGAACAACCTGTCCCAGTATTACCGTTACCATGGCAGCCTCACCACTCCTCCGTGCTCCAAAGCTGTGGTGTGGACCGTGTATGAAGTGCCTGTGTACATCTCCGAGGAACAG CTGAGCGAGGTTACCTCTGGCGTTTTCCACTCAGAGGAGGGTGATGACCGCGTGGCCCCGCTGCACAATAACTTCAGACACATCCATGACACCTTCGGCCGTCAGGTCTATGCGTCAAAGGAAGCCACTCTGCTCTCCACTGCTGCCCTACCTGTCTGCaatctgctgctctgtctcattCCCCTCCTAGGGATGGGCATGTCCTGA
- the LOC118777953 gene encoding integral membrane protein DGCR2/IDD-like produces the protein MLPKADSSSFALLLSLLFVLTLTDPPRTGSRLALARLLSELRCSPGQFACRSGKMQCIPLSWQCDGWTACDDHSDEMDCPPLKEDRFRYGNGFDPVEEVMGVAQPVRFNKKCPTGWHHYEKTASCYKVYLRNENYWQAVETCQKVNGSLATFVTNEELQFILKIEVDFDEKVCERKDQCKFWVGYQYVITNQNHSLQGRWEVAYKGSMQVFLPPEGLTRFGEAVPSQDNVLCAQLQRFHMRSMSDRGLHSWHADSCYKKFPFLCKRRQTCVDIKDNVVNEGYYFTPKGDDPCLSCTCHNGEPEMCVAALCERPQGCQHFRKDPKECCKFTCLDPDGSSLFDSMASGMRLIVSCISSFLILSLLLFMVHRLRQRRRERIETLIGGNLHHFNLGRRVPGFDYGPDVFGTGLTPLHLSDDGEGGAFHFQEPPPPYYKYPDVPPPPYEASIDPNSALYLDLARDVSQTANGSQLEEVPSDLRRDAPETGSTQGESRPQQEREDSIDSSTLLVAPDTPTDSTTVDATASDCTGDTSISTAV, from the exons ATGTTGCCGAAGGCGGACAGTAGCAGTTTCGCccttctcctgtctctcctATTCGTCTTGACACTAACAGACCCGCCGCGAACAG GTTCGCGGCTTGCTCTGGCACGATTACTGTCAG AGCTGCGCTGCAGCCCGGGGCAGTTTGCCTGCCGCAGCGGGAAGATGCAGTGCATCCCGCTGTCCTGGCAGTGCGACGGCTGGACGGCCTGCGATGACCACAGCGATGAGATGGACTGCCCCC CCCTGAAGGAAGACAGATTTCGCTATGGCAATGGATTTGACCCAGTGGAGGAGGTTATGGGTGTGGCCCAGCCCGTGCGCTTCAACA AAAAATGCCCCACCGGTTGGCATCACTATGAGAAGACGGCCAGCTGCTACAAGGTGTACTTGCGGAATGAGAACTACTGGCAGGCAGTGGAGACGTGTCAGAAGGTGAACGGCTCGCTGGCTACATTCGTCACCAACGAGGAGCTGCAGTTCATCCTAAAGATCGAGGTGGATTTCGACGAAAAAGTGTGCGAGCGAAAGGACCAGTgcaa GTTCTGGGTGGGCTATCAGTACGTGATCACCAATCAGAACCACTCTCTGCAGGGCCGCTGGGAAGTGGCCTATAAAG GCTCCATGCAGGTGTTCCTGCCACCAGAGGGCCTGACGCGCTTCGGGGAGGCGGTGCCAAGCCAGGACAATGTGCTGTGCGCACAGCTACAGCGCTTCCATATGCGTAGCATGAGTGACCGTGGTCTGCACAGCTGGCACGCTGACAGCTGCTACAAGAAGTTCCCCTTCCTGTGCAAGCGCA GGCAGACATGCGTGGACATTAAGGATAACGTGGTGAACGAGGGGTACTACTTCACCCCTAAAGGTGACGACCCCTGCCTGAGTTGCACGTGTCATAACGGAGAGCCGGAGATGTGTGTGGCGGCGCTGTGTGAGCGACCCCAGGGTTGCCAGCACTTCCGCAAGGACCCAAAAGAGTGCTGCAAGTTCACCTGCCTCGACCCAG ATGGGAGCAGTCTGTTTGACTCCATGGCCAGCGGCATGCGTCTGATCGTCAGCTgcatctcctccttcctcatcctctccctcctgctcttcATGGTGCATCGGCTGCGGCAGAGGCGTCGCGAACGCATCGAAACGCTCATCGGAGGCAACC TGCATCATTTTAACCTGGGACGCAGGGTCCCCGGGTTTGACTACGGCCCGGATGTGTTTGGGACGGGCTTGACTCCTTTGCACCTCTCGGATGATGGGGAAGGGGGCGCCTTCCACTTCCAGGAGCCCCCCCCTCCCTATTACAAATACCCCGATGTGCCCCCTCCACCCTATGAAGCTTCCATTGATCCCAACAGCGCCCTTTACCTGGACTTAG CGAGAGATGTGTCTCAGACCGCCAATGGCagccagctggaggaggtgccCAGCGACCTCAGGAGGGATGCCCCGGAGACCGGCTCCACCCAGGGGGAGTCCCGTCCCCAGCAGGAACGGGAGGACTCCATCGACAGCAGCACCCTCCTGGTGGCACCGGACACGCCCACTGACAGCACCACCGTGGATGCCACAGCGTCGGACTGCACCGGTGACACCTCGATCAGCACAGCCGTGTAG
- the tssk6 gene encoding testis-specific serine/threonine-protein kinase 6 has product MDEFLLLRKRGYNVLKGIGEGSFSKVKSAYSERHKCHVAIKIINRKRASANFLEKFLPRELEILPSLNHPHIVKTFEIFETLEGKVYVIMELGVQGNLLEFIKTRGALAENLSRKLFRQLSLAIQFAHNRDIAHRDLKCENLLLDRDFNLKISDFGFSKRVTYDEGGQMILSRTFCGSLAYAPPEILQHVPYNPKVYDIWSMGVILYTMSYGKMPFDESNLMKMLEIQKEHRYEFPVKAVPSDCKNLIYRMLDPDVQRRIHIEAVLGSSWLQDRRKQHDASVMSDGPSTSEAHPNKEGLAHQANTQKAEA; this is encoded by the coding sequence ATGGACGAGTTTCTTTTGCTCAGAAAACGTGGCTACAACGTACTCAAAGGCATTGGGGAAGGCTCGTTCTCGAAAGTAAAGTCGGCCTATTCCGAGCGCCACAAATGCCACGTTGCGATCAAAATAATCAACAGGAAAAGGGCATCTGCAAATTTCTTGGAAAAATTCTTGCCACGAGAACTTGAGATCCTTCCATCACTCAACCATCCTCACATCGTGAAGACCTTCGAGATCTTCGAAACTCTCGAGGGCAAAGTGTACGTCATCATGGAGCTTGGCGTACAAGGGAACCTCTTGGAATTCATCAAGACCAGGGGAGCTCTGGCGGAGAACCTGAGCAGAAAACTTTTTCGACAGCTGTCGCTCGCAATACAATTTGCGCACAACCGGGACATTGCTCATCGAGACCTGAAGTGCGAGAACCTACTTTTGGACAGGGACTTCAATCTGAAGATTTCGGATTTTGGATTCAGCAAGAGGGTAACGTACGACGAAGGCGGACAAATGATTCTAAGCCGGACTTTCTGCGGCTCGCTGGCCTACGCCCCTCCCGAGATTCTCCAGCACGTCCCCTACAACCCCAAAGTTTACGACATCTGGAGCATGGGCGTTATACTGTACACGATGTCGTACGGGAAAATGCCGTTTGACGAATCCAATTTGATGAAAATGCTCGAGATTCAGAAGGAGCACCGATATGAGTTCCCCGTCAAAGCCGTGCCTTCTGACTGCAAAAACCTGATATACCGTATGCTTGACCCGGACGTGCAGAGGCGGATTCATATTGAGGCCGTACTGGGTAGCTCTTGGCTGCAGGACAGACGAAAACAGCACGACGCGAGTGTCATGAGTGACGGACCGTCCACTTCAGAGGCCCACCCGAACAAAGAAGGCCTTGCACACcaagcaaatacacaaaaagcCGAAGCATAG